The following proteins come from a genomic window of Burkholderia sp. PAMC 26561:
- a CDS encoding response regulator: MQPYLKNSLARAWTDRRIAAYTEPLRILVVDDNLNGAEALTAYLLLDPMECKIASTGAQAIEMATAWLPDVIVMDISMPELNGLEATHALRRDLRTGSIVIIAFTALDEAEVLRNLFHTSFDGYCQKGQSPLVLVALINSFGRQPRGR; encoded by the coding sequence ATGCAACCCTATCTCAAAAACTCGCTCGCGCGAGCCTGGACCGACCGGCGCATCGCAGCCTACACCGAACCTCTGCGCATATTAGTGGTTGACGACAACTTAAATGGGGCGGAAGCACTTACTGCCTACCTATTGCTTGACCCTATGGAGTGCAAAATTGCGTCAACTGGCGCTCAAGCCATTGAAATGGCAACGGCTTGGCTGCCAGATGTGATTGTGATGGATATTTCTATGCCCGAGCTGAATGGGCTAGAGGCAACGCATGCGCTAAGGCGTGATCTGCGAACGGGCAGCATCGTGATCATAGCTTTCACCGCACTCGATGAGGCTGAGGTTCTCCGGAACCTATTCCACACGTCGTTCGATGGCTACTGTCAAAAAGGACAGTCGCCGCTGGTGCTAGTGGCACTAATCAATTCTTTTGGACGCCAACCCCGAGGTAGGTAA
- a CDS encoding GGDEF domain-containing protein — translation MGISRRSSEPLTVIMIDVDHFKQFYDMHGHNAGDIALRRVAESLNKSFLRSSDFVARYGGEEFVVLSVGMTQDQA, via the coding sequence ATGGGAATTTCACGTCGCAGTAGCGAACCATTGACCGTAATCATGATTGACGTCGATCACTTCAAACAATTTTATGATATGCACGGGCATAACGCCGGCGATATCGCATTAAGACGGGTTGCAGAGAGCTTAAACAAATCCTTCCTGCGGAGCTCAGATTTTGTTGCTAGATATGGCGGCGAAGAGTTTGTAGTACTGTCCGTTGGCATGACCCAGGATCAGGCGTAG
- a CDS encoding PAS domain-containing protein translates to MKIEILKQAVLDSCDGITISDNLVHDNPLIFVNPSFESMTGYSSEKIMNLNCCFLQNNDRDQAELKIIKRAL, encoded by the coding sequence ATGAAAATCGAAATACTCAAACAAGCAGTGTTGGACTCATGTGACGGCATCACCATATCGGATAATCTTGTTCACGATAATCCTTTGATCTTTGTCAATCCATCATTTGAAAGCATGACTGGATATTCATCTGAAAAAATCATGAACTTAAACTGTTGTTTTTTACAAAACAACGACCGTGATCAAGCCGAATTAAAAATTATCAAACGTGCCTTATAG
- a CDS encoding substrate-binding domain-containing protein → MSFKPQSKGTGWLISFKALFIRAPRILAVLPVLKTAGICLFLCVPQLARSNPLSASGQPASAIPLTLAQTQQIIAQATLHGVPWAGPESGPSAQPGKSIAFISEDLRNGGILGVAQGVREAARTMGWSLKIFDAGGTSAGRLKAFERAVASSPDGLILCGADAQDSNSQLARIASRGIPIVAWHAGSKPGPLADTPVAMNVTTDPVEVARVTALGAVAQSNGHAGVVILTDSKFEIALTKSNAMAAVIHACKECTLLEVRDVAISESGEKVPAITKELLARYGKRWTVALAINDIYFDYAAPALTKAGVPSNGLSLLSAGDGSATAFLRIQAKTYQTGTVAEPLNQQGWQLVDELNRLFAGKPVSGFVAAVHLVDTNNIAFDGGDRLQYDPENDYRDIYRRIWKR, encoded by the coding sequence ATGTCATTTAAGCCACAAAGTAAAGGTACTGGTTGGTTGATATCGTTTAAAGCCTTGTTCATCCGCGCTCCACGCATCCTGGCTGTTCTGCCCGTACTCAAAACTGCTGGCATTTGCCTTTTCCTGTGCGTACCGCAACTTGCCCGGAGTAACCCGCTGTCGGCTTCGGGACAACCCGCTTCGGCCATTCCCTTAACCCTTGCCCAAACGCAACAGATTATCGCCCAAGCGACGCTGCACGGCGTTCCGTGGGCTGGGCCTGAATCGGGTCCATCCGCGCAACCGGGAAAAAGTATCGCTTTCATATCGGAAGATCTGCGTAATGGCGGGATCCTCGGGGTCGCACAGGGGGTGCGCGAGGCTGCCCGGACGATGGGCTGGTCACTCAAAATATTCGACGCCGGAGGCACATCAGCCGGCCGCCTGAAGGCGTTCGAACGAGCAGTGGCGTCAAGCCCGGACGGTCTCATCTTATGTGGCGCCGACGCACAGGACAGCAACAGTCAGCTCGCACGGATCGCGAGTCGGGGAATTCCGATCGTCGCGTGGCATGCCGGGTCAAAGCCGGGTCCTCTTGCCGACACGCCCGTCGCAATGAATGTGACGACAGACCCGGTAGAAGTCGCTCGCGTGACTGCCTTGGGAGCGGTGGCGCAGTCAAACGGTCATGCTGGGGTCGTAATCTTGACGGATTCCAAATTCGAAATTGCGCTGACCAAATCGAATGCCATGGCAGCTGTCATCCATGCCTGTAAAGAATGCACTTTGCTGGAGGTGCGCGACGTTGCCATCTCTGAAAGCGGCGAGAAAGTGCCGGCGATAACAAAAGAGTTACTCGCGCGATATGGGAAGCGTTGGACGGTCGCGCTTGCCATCAACGATATCTACTTCGATTATGCCGCTCCCGCGTTGACCAAGGCTGGCGTGCCCAGCAACGGACTAAGCTTGTTGTCAGCCGGCGACGGTAGCGCCACCGCGTTTCTACGTATCCAGGCGAAAACCTATCAAACCGGAACTGTAGCTGAACCGCTCAATCAGCAAGGATGGCAACTCGTAGATGAGCTGAACCGCCTATTTGCAGGCAAGCCGGTCAGCGGCTTCGTGGCGGCGGTTCACCTTGTCGACACCAATAATATTGCGTTCGATGGTGGCGACCGCTTGCAGTACGACCCTGAAAATGACTATAGGGACATCTATCGGCGCATATGGAAACGTTAG
- a CDS encoding EAL domain-containing protein: MTEQKIILDNIGVGIAFLVDRHIVRCNHSFATMFGYQVDDLTGVSTDRLHPSNQQYQENGDSAYAAIELEGVHAGDIQLKRRDGTVLWVERTLISVDRATLSKGAIWVVHDIDQRKRAGVLREEQGRVLEMIAMSTPLNRVLDSLARLVESQLIGMTASILLLDADGAHMRHGAAPSLPGAYVQALDGIPIGPKVGSCGTAMHRGEPVIVADISLDPLWDDYRALAGAYGLRACWSTPILSHHGKVMGTFALYAKEVRKPAPIETQMIDIATRIAGIAIERKNTEDSIRHMALHDALTGLPNRALLEERIQQALLHSDRDGRDVAVVFLDLDQFKLINDSLGHSAGDELLKTAAHRMVKCVRSIDTVARLGGDEFVIVLFDAPDNMEGIAHTLQRIQDEIAQPFQVGAQKLQVTCSMGVAIYPENGTDIDTLLMNADAAMYCAKDMGRNNYQFYASEMNAKVQEKLVLQDGLRRAIEHNEFLLLYQSQIDLLSGRIIGVEALIRWQHPELGVISPNRFIPLAEETGLIVPIGEWVLQTACKQNKAWQDAGMPLIRLSVNVSARQFAEKNLTHRVARALADSGLEACYLELELTESLIMQDVPQAIIKMEALQTMGVQMSIDDFGTGYSSLSALKQFPVCRLKIDQSFIRDVPANPDDKAIAMAVISLGHMLNLKVIAEGVETEQQLAFLRENECDEAQGYLFSRPVSADEIVTMLGLTLCN; this comes from the coding sequence ATGACGGAACAGAAGATCATTCTGGACAATATTGGCGTGGGCATTGCCTTTCTCGTAGATCGACACATTGTCCGGTGCAACCATTCGTTTGCCACCATGTTTGGCTATCAGGTCGATGATCTGACGGGCGTCTCGACCGATCGATTGCATCCATCGAACCAGCAATATCAGGAGAATGGAGATTCGGCTTACGCGGCGATCGAACTCGAAGGCGTGCACGCGGGCGACATACAACTCAAGCGCCGGGACGGCACGGTTTTATGGGTTGAGCGAACCCTGATCTCGGTCGATCGTGCAACCTTGTCCAAGGGCGCGATCTGGGTGGTGCACGATATCGATCAACGTAAGAGAGCCGGGGTCCTACGCGAAGAACAAGGGCGGGTCCTGGAGATGATCGCAATGAGCACGCCTCTCAACAGAGTTTTGGATAGCTTGGCGCGTCTTGTCGAGTCACAATTGATCGGAATGACCGCGTCGATTTTGCTGCTGGACGCTGATGGAGCGCATATGCGGCATGGCGCCGCTCCCAGTCTTCCAGGCGCCTACGTCCAGGCTCTCGATGGCATTCCAATCGGCCCGAAGGTCGGCTCTTGCGGTACGGCAATGCATCGGGGCGAGCCCGTCATCGTCGCCGATATTTCGCTGGATCCGCTTTGGGATGACTATCGGGCACTAGCTGGCGCATATGGCCTTCGCGCCTGCTGGTCAACTCCTATTTTGTCGCATCACGGCAAGGTCATGGGGACATTTGCGTTGTATGCCAAGGAAGTACGCAAGCCGGCCCCGATTGAAACCCAGATGATTGATATCGCTACGCGCATTGCGGGCATCGCGATAGAGCGAAAAAACACGGAAGACAGCATTCGGCACATGGCCCTTCACGATGCGCTGACCGGCTTGCCAAACCGGGCACTTCTGGAAGAGCGTATCCAACAAGCCTTGCTTCACAGCGATCGTGACGGTCGCGATGTAGCGGTAGTTTTCCTCGATCTCGACCAGTTCAAACTAATCAACGACAGCTTGGGCCATAGCGCTGGCGACGAGCTGCTTAAAACAGCGGCGCACCGGATGGTGAAGTGCGTACGAAGCATCGACACGGTTGCGCGCCTGGGCGGCGATGAATTCGTGATCGTTCTGTTCGACGCGCCCGACAACATGGAAGGTATCGCGCACACGCTGCAGCGCATCCAGGACGAGATCGCGCAGCCCTTCCAGGTCGGTGCACAGAAACTTCAGGTGACATGCAGCATGGGCGTAGCGATATATCCCGAAAACGGGACTGATATCGATACGTTGCTGATGAACGCAGATGCTGCCATGTATTGCGCGAAGGACATGGGGCGAAATAACTACCAGTTCTATGCGAGCGAGATGAATGCAAAAGTTCAAGAAAAGCTCGTGCTGCAGGATGGATTGCGCAGGGCTATTGAGCACAACGAGTTCTTGTTGCTGTATCAATCACAGATCGATCTGCTGTCTGGCCGAATCATTGGCGTGGAAGCGTTAATCCGTTGGCAGCATCCCGAGCTAGGCGTGATTTCGCCAAACAGGTTTATTCCGTTAGCCGAAGAAACCGGGTTGATCGTACCCATCGGCGAATGGGTGCTTCAGACAGCGTGTAAGCAAAATAAGGCTTGGCAGGACGCAGGGATGCCGTTGATCCGCTTGTCGGTCAACGTGTCCGCACGCCAATTCGCCGAAAAGAACCTGACTCATCGTGTCGCGAGAGCCTTGGCGGATAGCGGTCTGGAAGCCTGCTACCTTGAATTGGAACTGACCGAAAGTCTCATCATGCAAGATGTGCCGCAGGCGATTATAAAAATGGAGGCGCTGCAGACCATGGGCGTCCAGATGTCCATCGACGATTTCGGAACAGGCTATTCCAGCCTCAGCGCGTTGAAGCAATTTCCGGTGTGCCGACTCAAGATTGACCAGTCCTTCATTCGTGACGTTCCAGCAAACCCGGATGACAAGGCGATTGCGATGGCCGTCATCTCGTTGGGTCACATGCTGAACCTCAAGGTCATCGCAGAAGGGGTTGAGACTGAACAGCAACTGGCTTTCCTACGCGAGAACGAGTGCGATGAAGCGCAAGGATATCTTTTCAGCCGACCGGTTTCAGCTGACGAGATCGTGACGATGCTTGGCCTCACTCTGTGTAATTAA
- a CDS encoding sensor histidine kinase, which produces MMHNFLANNRSELIERCKAKVAQRPLRAATPKQLQNGVPMFLEQLIKTLRVEQTTRPLDSREISGPSDGETSMSEVGTSAAQHGRELLSLGYTVDQVVHDYGDLCQSITDLAFERDAPFQIDEFRTLNRCLDNAIADAVTEFSYQRDSAADEKRTIEANQQAGFFAHELRNALGTASLAFVAAKAGNLSFSGATGSILERSLIALGELIDQSLTEIYVTAGKTVHSKMFSLAEFIDEVKLAAELLAQVKGCKFTVSLVDEELAISGDRNLLYAAVGNLVQNALKFTHAHTEVTLNAYAVADRILVDVKDHCGGLPAGEAEKMFLPFTQNSDDKSGLGLGLSIARRSVESNDGTLSVRDVPGTGCIFTINMPRYSTTAQKS; this is translated from the coding sequence ATGATGCATAATTTTCTGGCGAATAACCGTTCTGAATTAATTGAGCGGTGCAAAGCGAAGGTCGCACAGCGGCCCTTGCGTGCTGCAACGCCCAAGCAGCTGCAAAATGGTGTGCCAATGTTCCTGGAGCAACTGATCAAGACGCTCCGTGTCGAGCAGACCACCAGGCCATTGGATAGCCGAGAGATCTCCGGTCCTTCCGATGGTGAAACGTCAATGTCGGAAGTTGGAACATCTGCGGCACAACATGGCCGGGAACTACTCAGTCTTGGGTACACTGTTGATCAGGTCGTACACGACTACGGCGACCTGTGCCAGTCGATCACGGACCTCGCGTTTGAGCGTGATGCACCCTTTCAGATAGACGAGTTCCGAACGCTTAATCGCTGCTTGGATAACGCGATCGCAGACGCGGTGACAGAGTTTAGCTACCAGCGCGACTCTGCTGCAGATGAGAAACGCACTATCGAGGCGAACCAGCAGGCCGGATTTTTTGCGCACGAATTGCGTAACGCGCTCGGAACTGCATCGCTTGCGTTTGTTGCTGCCAAAGCTGGAAATCTGAGTTTTTCGGGAGCAACGGGATCGATATTGGAGCGTAGTCTGATAGCGCTGGGCGAGCTGATCGATCAATCCTTAACTGAGATTTACGTGACGGCTGGGAAAACCGTTCATTCGAAAATGTTTTCATTGGCGGAATTTATCGACGAGGTGAAGCTGGCGGCAGAGCTACTGGCTCAAGTCAAAGGCTGCAAATTCACGGTGTCCCTTGTTGACGAAGAGCTGGCGATCAGCGGGGATCGAAACCTCCTCTATGCAGCGGTTGGGAATCTGGTGCAAAACGCTCTCAAGTTTACGCACGCTCACACCGAAGTGACTCTGAACGCTTACGCAGTCGCTGATCGCATCCTTGTTGATGTCAAGGATCACTGCGGCGGGCTTCCGGCTGGCGAGGCCGAAAAAATGTTCCTTCCATTCACGCAGAACAGTGACGACAAAAGCGGACTGGGGCTTGGTTTGTCGATCGCGCGACGCAGCGTGGAATCGAATGACGGGACTCTGAGCGTAAGAGACGTGCCTGGAACCGGGTGCATCTTTACAATCAACATGCCGCGGTATTCGACGACCGCCCAAAAAAGCTGA
- a CDS encoding transposase: MAEVPCIGRLTATALVAKFGDAKTFRSGRDFAAFLGLLPRQSSTGGTRPRQSKIISKPGL; this comes from the coding sequence ATCGCAGAAGTCCCTTGCATCGGCCGGCTTACTGCTACAGCACTGGTTGCAAAATTCGGAGACGCGAAGACGTTCAGGTCTGGACGCGATTTCGCTGCGTTCCTCGGGCTGCTCCCCAGACAAAGCAGCACAGGTGGCACAAGACCTCGTCAAAGTAAAATTATCTCTAAACCTGGTCTGTAA
- the tnpA gene encoding IS66-like element accessory protein TnpA: protein MTEEHSETTGLKVVTVGRDGKRRYDRQTKQKLVEACLEPSASVAGLALKHGVNANLLRKWIKLHQQRLAGTSLAPIGTSFVPVVEVDSHEAVVVPESAKAQRHTPAARTLSPALASARLTVQMPNGVTLRFECSGNDASLLSAMIETLERCDVPPGR, encoded by the coding sequence ATGACAGAAGAACACTCAGAAACGACCGGCCTGAAGGTCGTCACCGTTGGTCGGGATGGCAAGCGCAGATATGACCGGCAAACCAAACAGAAGTTGGTGGAAGCGTGTCTTGAGCCGAGTGCTTCGGTCGCCGGGCTCGCACTCAAGCATGGGGTCAACGCCAACTTGCTGCGCAAGTGGATCAAGCTGCATCAGCAGCGACTAGCTGGCACGTCCCTAGCGCCAATTGGCACATCTTTCGTTCCGGTAGTTGAAGTCGATAGTCACGAAGCGGTGGTTGTACCCGAATCCGCGAAGGCACAACGGCACACCCCTGCAGCAAGGACGCTTTCGCCCGCGTTGGCGTCGGCGCGGTTGACAGTGCAGATGCCCAACGGCGTCACACTCCGGTTTGAATGCAGCGGCAATGACGCGTCGTTGCTATCGGCCATGATCGAGACGCTAGAACGGTGCGATGTTCCGCCTGGACGATGA
- the tnpB gene encoding IS66 family insertion sequence element accessory protein TnpB (TnpB, as the term is used for proteins encoded by IS66 family insertion elements, is considered an accessory protein, since TnpC, encoded by a neighboring gene, is a DDE family transposase.) yields MFRLDDELKVYVHRDAVDFRKSINGLAAIVEQSMKLDPFARAVYVFSNQRRDRIKMLLWDRNRFWLLMKRLERDRFVWPRKEAALILRQSNFTGYSRASTSKRCARIRGAIISA; encoded by the coding sequence ATGTTCCGCCTGGACGATGAACTGAAGGTCTATGTGCATCGCGACGCCGTTGACTTCCGCAAGAGCATCAATGGGCTCGCAGCCATCGTCGAGCAGTCAATGAAGCTCGATCCATTCGCGCGCGCGGTTTATGTGTTCAGCAATCAGCGGCGCGACCGCATCAAGATGCTGCTGTGGGACCGTAACCGCTTCTGGCTTCTAATGAAGCGCCTTGAGCGGGACCGCTTCGTATGGCCGCGCAAGGAAGCGGCGCTCATACTGCGACAGAGCAACTTCACTGGTTACTCGAGGGCATCGACATCGAAGCGATGCGCGCGCATCCGAGGCGCTATTATCAGCGCGTGA